From the Xylocopa sonorina isolate GNS202 chromosome 9, iyXylSono1_principal, whole genome shotgun sequence genome, the window CATATAATAGTCGAGATATCGCGACTACATCCAGCGTCAGTGGAAAAGAATTCTTCTTTAAAAGTATTTGCGAGAGGTGTGAGCGATAAGAGGTACAATAGTCTATTGAGCGACCGTATATTTTCCCAACGTGCATAAAAGTTTCGTTGCACATACAGAACGCAATGGCAAACTGTAGAGAGTGGTATCGATGACGCTTCGGGGTTGTTCGCGTTTGATCGAACACGAAACAGTGCCACCTAACTCGGAGAAAGATCTCTGATAAGGGGCGAAAGATTTTCTCTCGCCTTATACGTCCTTACGTAAGCCATCTTTACACGCGTTTCAATGCTTTCGCGTTGAATGCGTTTGAACGTGGCCACGTATGCGGCAAAATTCTTTTGTCGAATGCAACTCGCAATTGTTCATCGCCGTCTATCAAACAATATTCTCGAGGAGAAATAACAGTAAAGAATTATTCCGACGAAAAGTGGAATAACGGAAAATATCAGGTAATTTATTATAGAAACGATTTATTTTACAAATGCGTGAACTCGGGTCGTCTTAATTAATTCGATGAAAATTCGTTGGGTATCGCTACTGTCGTCTCTTTTTCGCTTTCATCTGTATCCTACGACTTTTCCCTATCCTTTGTTTCGCGTTCCCTCCCTTCTTCTTCAAATCCTTTCCTGGTTTCGTAGGCCTCTTGTATTCCGAGACATCCGCGGAGCTTGCTCTGGTGTTCTTCTTACCCCCCCGTTTTTTGCCGCCAAAACCATATTTAGCATCCCTCATTTTACGTCTTGCTGCCACCTTTGGATCTACGGTCTTATTCTGGGGCTTCTTTTTGTCATCCAAGAAATCCAGATCGCGTCTTGCGCCCTTTCGATACTTCTTCACTTCCTCGAGCATTTTTCTTTTCTCCGCGTGCTTCTTCAGGGTTGCTTCTATTTGCATCTGTTTCCCAACTTTCTTCTGTTGCCTGAGCTGCCTAATCTTTTCTGATCTCTGTGCCACTGTTTGCTTCCTCATCAGATTCTCTCTGACCTTCTGCATATGAGCATCCGACTTTGCCATTTCAGCAAAGTAGTCATCTGGCCTGGTTGTTGGGATACCAAGCTTTTTCAATCGGGCAATACTATCCATAACGGCGCTTTGAGCTTGTCTGTGAAACATTGTCTCCCTGCGAAAGTCATTTAGTACAGGGTCTTCCGATGGATCGTACTGAGGTAACTTTTTGTTCCCCTTTAATTGTTTTGCACGTCTCACTTCCTGCTCCTGCATTTGCAAAGCCAATTCTGGTGCTAATGGTGCTGGAGGATTTACCGTGTCTAGCCTTTCTATCCATGGTAAATTCAGTTTGATCTCCTTTAGCTTTTCTTTCATAAGATTCTAGAAAGGATTTCAGTTTCAAATATAGATTTTTTATAAGCATGATTTCGTGAAAAATGAATATCATTGTGCTTATTAAATTGATCATAGGGAGAACTCTGGAGATTTTGCAAAAAGCTACAGGAGAGGGTTCTAGGAATCCACTTACGTATGGACTAAAAATTTGAACCAAATGTTGTACTTACAACGCAATTTTTGTGTATCTTTTTATCCCCCTCGATTACCACATTCAGACCTGGTTTTAGTAAACCTTTCGCATAGGCTTCTTGCAGCTATACACGTGAAAAGGAATAGGTTAGAATTGAATTACTTCAAGTATTTCACAACATACGCAGTATTTACTTCCTCGTCCGATGAATGGTATTCTGAATCAGAGTCGGATGATGTTGGCGTTTCGGCAGCATGCTTTGTTACTTTTTTcactttcatttttaaattaaattatagTAATTGCACAAACACACTACTCGTACAGTAAACACTACATTCCACGTGTATTTAGCGACATCTGTTGAGAATGTAGGAGCACAATTCAAGCATGGTTCTTGAATGATAAGAGAGCAATACATTTTTTCCAAACAACTCCTTAAAGTACTCTTAAAATGGATTACTTTAGAGCGTGTCGTTTCCGAATCGTTGGTCCATAGTAaaaaataaattcttttatcgatGTGAGGAataaattttgaaacaattaaaATCTGTTATAGACTAATCCCGTAGTAATTATAGTCCAGACTGTACCCCACTATGCGCAGAAATCCCATGGAACTCATATCTAATGTACATTATACTCTATGCCAGCATTTTTTGTCACAGCTGGCTAACGACAGCGAAACATCATGACGGATAGTGATAAGAAACCGATGTCACGCTTATTGAAGCTAGCCAACAAATTCAACTGCTTCTACCTGTCAGGTAAGCGAGATCATTCGATTTTACCGCGCCTCGCGTCCCCTTTTAATCCGATTAATCGATTTTGTCATGATTAGCGCACAGAAACGCATAGCATTCCGTCCTGTCTACTGAGATATTGATTTCGAGTCTGTTGTGTATTCTTTCGTGTATTTTCGAAGAATTAACAAAAATTACATTCACTTTCACCAGAGACACGTACGGTGGCTCAAAAAAATTTGTTCAGTAATTTTCCACCGCAATTTGTACGCGATCCTACGCGTTTTTCCTTATAAGAAATAATTGGAGTAGTGTATTGCTATATGTATATTTACCAAAGCAAATGTCAAAAATTCGTTTTGGGCTACTGTAGAAAATAATTTATACGCcaatatgttttttttttgtagaaTTTGAAAGCATGTGCGAAAATGAAATGTAACTTAGATAAATAATTGGAGGAATTCCTGTGTGTGCTCTTTTTTTCAGGCTTGTATGAGTGGGGCATGATTTTGTATTAACCTTAGACTTATCAAATTAATTTTAGTGTCATTGTGTACCAGCAGCTGGTAACATTGAAAAAAAGAATTTAACAAACCAACAGTCTGTTCATcagtacattcatttgtatctatATGTACCTTAATAAAACATTTGAAATTATAATTGAAAGCTGTTATAATAGCTTCTCTTATTGAAATGACCTAATTATTGTCTGTGTCTAGTGAGCAGAATAAAAAGTAATACTCTGAAATTTACAAAATTTCCTAGGTTTTCATGCAGGTGAATGCAGAGCCTTTGTCGTTGATGGGCAACAAGTTGGCCTTGTGCGTCCAGATGTGATGAAAGAACTGTTAAATTATCCACAAGTAATTTCAAATTAAACATTGGAGAACATCTAACAGTCCAATGGAAACTAGTATATTTAATTTGAATGTATTTTGAAGGTATTTCAAGTGCACCCTGAGTATGTGCAACTAAATCCAGCATTTAGAGACTATGGAGAAAGAAGCGCCAGGGTTGAAGAAGTTCTGAGAGAATGGCGTGCGGGTGGAAAATTTGTAACATTGAGGGGATGGAGAGAAGAGTGTTACGAAGTACGTGCAGAATTCAATACCCCGCCATTGTTCAAAATGGACAGATCCGCCACATGTATGTATAGTTGTAATAAAAAAAGTGGCTTAAAAACTGGCTAGCTTCACTATTTGACGGAAATCGATTTTCGCTAGTACGTCGgtcatatattttttattatacatAAATTATACGGGCTTGTAATGTCAATGCCACATCAGGATCCCTAACAACTCATCAAGACTTTTACCTACTTCTTGCTTCgaattcgtttcgtttcgaaacTCGTGACATAGATTCGGAGCGACCCGATCGGTTACCCTAAATTTTCATACTGCGTGGAGGTAGTCGGTTATCGCGCGAAAATCTTTCCGCTTTAGATTTTCATTTAAAGAATGTACATTCTTACAGGCTTGTTCGGTATTCGCAAATACGGAGTAGATATTAACGGGTATGTAATGGATCCCGTGAAAGGTCTATCAATATGGTTACAAAAACGTAGTCCAAATAAGCAGACTTGGCCTGGATACTGGGATAACATGGTGAGCGGTGGGTTGAGCGTTGGTTATGGGATTAATGAAACAGCTATAAAAGAGGCTGGAGAAGAGGCCAGTATTCCCAATaatcttattgcgaaactaaAGAGCGCCGGTTGTGTATCCCTGTTCTTCGAAAGTGAAAGGGGTCTCTTTCCCAACACAGAGTTTGTGTATGACCTTGAACTACCGCCAGATTTTGTACCCAGCAACAACGACGGAGAAGTAGAGACTTTTGAATTGCTTCCAGTCAACGAATGCTTGGAGAGGATATTGTCTTCACATTTCAAAACAACGTCAGTGCCGGTTGCTCTCGATTTTTTAATTAGACACGGATATATTACTGCGGAAAATGGTAAGTATACGAGTAGACATTTAAGAGAATAGACGGGAAGACATTTAAAATTCCTTTCTTTTTCCCCCCCCGTTTGTTACAGAGCCTAATTTTATAGAAGTGATGGAATTGCTTCACGTACCTTTGCAGACCATATACAATCAACCACAAAAAAAGTGTAAATTAGCTGCAAATGGTGAGGCAATTGAAAATCTAGACAATTTAAGTTAAACTAGTCCCTAATTTTTAATCGCGTTTAAAGTTTGATTGAATCGAACGAAGTTCACCTTCTTTATTGTGGTTTTTCCTTGTATTTGGTCAATTCTTCGCAGATTTTAtagaaagagaagaaaatgGTGCAGTTTTATATCTGTAAGGTTTGCATATTTATAAGTCACTAAATAATAGTTCAAGTATTTTAAATATCGACTAAAATCGTTTCTTTTATGAAATTCAAAACCAATTCTCATTGTTTCCGGGCGAAATATTGAAAGAATCTTAAATAGAAGACTTAAGTAATTTTGATAACTTTCGATTTTACCCATCGATATAAATTCTTTTATTTCGTATAACTCGAGTAATTTTTATATTGATAATAACGATGAAAGTATCCGATAAATACGATTTTTTTATAACTCTTATAGCAATGATATTTCGGAGAATAAAAATAGTAGCTCTAATTAACTTTAGCAAGAATTTcataaaaagaaaattaaaaaaaaaaagaaggaatatTACGTAATTTGCAGACCCGCGAATTTATTGGTATTTGACGAATTTGTAGTACATAGTGCTAATTAATGGAAATTACTTTAAACGAATTCAATTAACATAATTATTCGATACTCTTCAAATCACGTTGTATCTTCCTCTAATTTCTACCAATCATCGAACTGAACTTTTGCACAATAACAAAGACATAAAATGGAAGTTTTCGCCGATTATATGATTAATACCCGGACTTGACGACTTTTTGATATACGTACATCAATGTCGAATTAGAAGTATTATTAACGCAACATTCCAGAGCATAGAATTAAGACTTCTGTTTCTAAGCGGCGACGAGAGGAGAAATACGAACGAGTAACAATAGTTTTTTCTAACGTTTGTAATCGAACTTTTTGtactgaaaaaaaaaagatttgtACCACCGAACAACATCAGGAACGCATAGAGAGTACCAGTGCAGTAATATTCAAATATTCTGCGTAGGATTAAGGATGGGGCTCATTCACAGTATTATGAACGTGAATGCACAGTATACTGTTTGATATGTTTAAAGTGAAGTaatgaaaacgaaaaaaaacagaaaaaaaatgaaaggaaaCGAAAATTTGTAGACAAGCCGTGTCGACGTATGTGTTCTATACTCCAGCTATGCTACCAACGAGAGAGATGCTTAGATCTAGCATTTTGAATGACTTTCTCGAGGTGGGGGAAAACAAAAGTGTTCGTATATCGTTTATTATATGTAATGTAGGTAGATTTTTTAATTGAAGATAATGATTGGTACTGAAAGGTTCTGATCAAGTGATATCACAGATTGTGACGATAATGATTGTATAATATGGCAAACGCAAACACGAAGCatcagattttttttttttactttatttttcttctaatcttctcgtattaatatttatttatgcgtAAGTCTAACTTCTCTGTGCGTTCGATGCACGGAATatccttttttttcctctcctttCAATGTAAACTTGCGATCATCAAGTATTAAGTATTATGGTAAAATACTGTATTTAAATGATGCATTGCACTTGCATTTTGCGTATGCCCTTAAGTTATAAGGAACGTTTTTATACTAAACTATTATTCTACGTGGATCGAGAGTCATCGTAGGCGTGTTGGATTCGAGGTATCAATTGTTGTTGCGGATTCGACATTACAATCATTATAATTGCAACATGCGTTTATCGATAAGCATTGTGAACGTTTTTATGGGACTTTTCACATTTCTATCGAGATTAGGATATCCATCGTGATGTATTATGTTTCATGTACTCGCTTCGTTCCGTTGCTTTCGTTTCCCAATCTCGCTAGCGAGCAATTAGTGAGACTC encodes:
- the LOC143426672 gene encoding putative rRNA-processing protein EBP2 homolog, translating into MKVKKVTKHAAETPTSSDSDSEYHSSDEELQEAYAKGLLKPGLNVVIEGDKKIHKNCVNLMKEKLKEIKLNLPWIERLDTVNPPAPLAPELALQMQEQEVRRAKQLKGNKKLPQYDPSEDPVLNDFRRETMFHRQAQSAVMDSIARLKKLGIPTTRPDDYFAEMAKSDAHMQKVRENLMRKQTVAQRSEKIRQLRQQKKVGKQMQIEATLKKHAEKRKMLEEVKKYRKGARRDLDFLDDKKKPQNKTVDPKVAARRKMRDAKYGFGGKKRGGKKNTRASSADVSEYKRPTKPGKDLKKKGGNAKQRIGKSRRIQMKAKKRRQ
- the LOC143427321 gene encoding uncharacterized protein LOC143427321, which translates into the protein MTDSDKKPMSRLLKLANKFNCFYLSGFHAGECRAFVVDGQQVGLVRPDVMKELLNYPQVFQVHPEYVQLNPAFRDYGERSARVEEVLREWRAGGKFVTLRGWREECYEVRAEFNTPPLFKMDRSATCLFGIRKYGVDINGYVMDPVKGLSIWLQKRSPNKQTWPGYWDNMVSGGLSVGYGINETAIKEAGEEASIPNNLIAKLKSAGCVSLFFESERGLFPNTEFVYDLELPPDFVPSNNDGEVETFELLPVNECLERILSSHFKTTSVPVALDFLIRHGYITAENEPNFIEVMELLHVPLQTIYNQPQKKCKLAANGEAIENLDNLS